One window of Triticum dicoccoides isolate Atlit2015 ecotype Zavitan chromosome 5A, WEW_v2.0, whole genome shotgun sequence genomic DNA carries:
- the LOC119300474 gene encoding zinc finger MYM-type protein 1-like, whose amino-acid sequence MDRFVIVKKRHRKCHLTSGNQSTDPSTLALAIVPYNDSRDSHTETDNMDVEEDNIDVNLNSSPHEDVDDSSRSDIFDPRNWDPLNSKQIDILAQKGPKIDKSVKGPKDRYRKRFTSVFYTRILSNGEYMTNRLKDHERSVDHVSSMTKWYELRSRLEKHQTIDKAAQRQLEKEKDHWRKVLFRIVCIVKFLAKHNLAFRGTNGKLYEDSNGNFLGLVEMLAEFDPVIQEHVRRITNEETHAHYLDHKIQNELLHLLASSIRSEIIKKIKSSKYFSAILDCTPDASHQEQMSLIIRYVDSSSSQVCIEESFLGFLDVNDTTGQGLFDVLEKELKLLDLDINDVRGQGYDNGSNMKETHQGVQRKLLDVNPRAFYSACGCHSLNLTLCDMAKTCGRAKDFFGIIQRIYTIFSNSTKKWHILKENVSGLTLKSVSATRWESRVESVKAIRFQCSDIREALLQVSETDSDPKASSEDLGLANNELGEYEFIMAIVIWYEVLFAVNLVRKNLQTKDMLIDVANEKVKGLISFFEGYRETGFLEALEIAKEIALEMDIGATFRKRREIKRKKQYDENPNDTNSATLSAEESFRINYFTPIVDQAISSLTRRFEQYQGYQKIFGFLFTSETLRSSDKDSLKSSCVNLEAALMKDKQSDIDANDLFVELKFLQNFMPKENIGPVEILNFLKRHDCFPNASIAYRVLLTIPVTVASAERSFSMLKLLKSYMRTTMTQQRLNDLATIALESEVLEKIDYEDIIEDFISKNTKRMKFFK is encoded by the exons ATGGACAGATTTGTTATTGTGAAAAAAAGGCACCGCAAGTGTCATCTGACATCTGGTAATCAGTCTACGGATCCTTCTACCCTTGCACTTGCAATTGTTCCTTACAATGATTCTAGAGATAGTCATACAGAGACAGATAATATGGATGTAGAGGAAGATAATATTGATGTTAACTTGAATAGTTCACCTCATGAGGATGTTGATGATTCTTCTCGGTCTGATATATTTGATCCAAGAAACTGGGATCCTCTTAATTCTAAACAGATTGATATCTTAGCACAGAAGGGTCCAAAAATAGACAAGTCAGTTAAAGGTCCCAAAGATAGATATCGTAAAAGGTTTACTTCAGTATTCTATACTAGAATCCTATCAAATGGAGAGT ATATGACCAACAGACTAAAAGATCATGAGAGAAGTGTGGATCATGTTTCGAGTATGACTAAATGGTATGAGTTGCGTAGTAGATTGGAAAAACATCAAACTATTGATAAAGCTGCTCAACGACAACTTGAGAAAGAGAAGGACCATTGGAGAAAGGTATTATTCAGAATTGTTTGCATTGTAAAATTTCTTGCAAAGCATAATCTAGCATTCCGTGGTACTAATGGCAAGCTGTATGAAGATAGCAATGGTAATTTCTTGGGTTTGGTAGAGATGTTGGCTGAATTTGACCCCGTTATTCAGGAGCATGTTCGTCGTATTACAAATGAAGAAACTCATGCTCATTATCTTGATCATAAGATTCAGAATGAATTGCTACACTTGCTTGCTTCTTCTATTAGGTCTGAAATTATCAAGAAAATAAAGAGCTCAAAGTATTTCTCTGCCATACTTGATTGTACCCCTGATGCAAGTCACCAAGAGCAAATGTCTTTAATTATAAGATATGTGGATTCATCTTCAAGTCAAGTTTGCATAGAAGAGTCCTTTCTAGGATTTCTAGATGTAAATGATACAACTGGCCAAGGACTTTTCGATGTGCTAGAGAAGGAGCTAAAACTCCTTGATCTTGATATAAATGATGTGCGAGGACAAGGTTATGATAATGGATCAAATATGAAAGAAACACATCAAGGGGTACAAAGGAAACTTTTGGATGTAAATCCTAGAGCTTTTTATTCTGCTTGTGGTTGTCATAGCCTTAATTTAACACTTTGCGATATGGCCAAGACTTGTGGTAGAGCAAAGGACTTTTTTGGAATCATCCAACGCATCTATACAATTTTTTCCAATTCTACTAAGAAATGGCATATTTTGAAAGAAAACGTATCAGGATTGACTCTCAAGTCTGTGTCCGCTACGCGTTGGGAGAGTCGtgttgaaagtgttaaagctatcagATTTCAGTGTTCAGACATTCGGGAGGCTCTACTTCAG GTATCTGAAACTGATAGTGATCCAAAGGCAAGCAGTGAGGATCTAGGTTTGGCAAATAATGAACTTGGAGAGTATGAATTTATCATGGCAATAGTCATTTGGTATGAGGTATTGTTTGCTGTTAATTTAGTAAGGAAAAACTTGCAAACAAAGGATATGCTTATTGATGTTGCTAATGAGAAAGTGAAAGGGCTAATTTCTTTCTTCGAGGGGTACAGGGAAACTGGTTTCTTAGAAGCATTGGAGATAGCCAAAGAAATTGCACTTGAGATGGATATTGGTGCAACATTTCGTAAAAGGAGAGAAATTAAAAGAAAGAAACAGTATGATGAGAACCCAAATGACACAAATAGTGCCACACTGTCTGCAGAGGAATCATTTAGAATCAACTATTTTACACCAATTGTCGATCAAGCAATTTCCTCACTCACAAGGAGATTTGAGCAATATCAAGGTTACCAGAAAATTTTTGGTTTCTTATTTACCTCTGAAACATTGCGTTCATCGGATAAGGATAGTTTGAAATCTTCTTGTGTTAATCTTGAGGCTGCCCTTATGAAGGATAAACAATCTGATATTGATGCCAATGATCTGTTTGTTGAGTTGAAGTTCCTTCAAAATTTCATGCCAAAAGAAAATATCGGACCTGTTGAAATTCTGAACTTTTTAAAGCGGCATGACTGTTTTCCCAATGCAAGTATTGCATATAGAGTTCTGTTGACCATTCCTGTGACAGTTGCATCGGCAGAAAGAAGTTTTTCTATGTTGAAGCTATTGAAGTCCTATATGCGTACTACTATGACACAACAAAGACTCAATGATTTGGCCACAATAGCACTTGAGAGTGAAGTGTTGGAGAAGATCGATTACgaggatatcattgaagatttcatATCAAAGAATACTAAAAGAATGAAGTTTTTCAAATAA